A part of Pradoshia eiseniae genomic DNA contains:
- a CDS encoding phosphatidylglycerophosphatase A family protein — protein MTKERVHSKTVTEAAKQALNKRGVSIESIAKIVYQMQLPYNDSLTMEDCVYSIERVLMKREMQHAILVGVELDMLAEKKMLSEPLQSIVESDEPLFGVDETIAFGAVLGYGSIGVTTFGHLDKNKLGIIRYLDTKKEGSGVNTFLDDLVAAIAASAASRLAHRLRDQEESLTEKEIKDLDHEEMIG, from the coding sequence ATGACAAAAGAGCGAGTTCACAGTAAAACAGTTACAGAGGCTGCTAAGCAAGCATTAAATAAACGAGGGGTCAGCATAGAGTCCATAGCGAAAATAGTCTATCAAATGCAGTTGCCTTATAACGATAGCTTAACGATGGAGGATTGTGTCTATAGCATTGAACGAGTTCTCATGAAAAGAGAAATGCAGCATGCTATTCTGGTTGGCGTGGAGCTTGATATGCTGGCGGAGAAAAAGATGCTTTCTGAACCATTGCAATCCATTGTTGAATCAGACGAGCCTTTATTTGGAGTTGATGAAACCATTGCCTTTGGAGCGGTCCTTGGCTATGGAAGCATAGGAGTGACCACTTTTGGTCATTTAGACAAAAATAAACTCGGCATTATCAGATACCTGGATACGAAGAAGGAAGGAAGCGGTGTAAATACGTTTCTTGATGATCTTGTGGCAGCTATTGCCGCTAGCGCCGCCTCTAGATTGGCGCATCGCCTGCGCGACCAGGAGGAATCTCTGACTGAAAAAGAAATTAAAGACCTCGATCATGAAGAAATGATTGGCTGA
- a CDS encoding ATP-grasp domain-containing protein, with protein sequence MAKQTGWLVYNGGLNSAKFKEIHEWYRQTAKSKGISLELVANHELMSVMEDGEPVVKSRMNLNQPDFVLFLDKDIRLARQLERQGLRLFNRSEVIEICDDKTSTFQALAGKGLPMPKTIISPLMFDGTKEQDDSFLDLIEQELSYPIVVKEAYGSFGEQVYLVRKREELAKRRKELLYVPHLYQEFVESSAGRDVRIHVVGGEVIAAMMRVSETDFRANVTNGGVMKSYKPSREFCELAIAASKHIGADFSGVDLLFGQDGKPLLCEVNSNAHIKNIYDCSGIDVTEAIFDHIIQVVGK encoded by the coding sequence ATGGCAAAACAAACAGGATGGCTAGTCTACAATGGCGGGTTAAATTCGGCTAAGTTTAAGGAAATTCATGAATGGTATCGGCAAACGGCAAAGAGCAAGGGAATTTCTCTTGAGCTCGTTGCCAATCATGAATTAATGAGTGTCATGGAGGATGGGGAGCCTGTCGTAAAATCAAGGATGAACTTGAATCAGCCGGATTTTGTCTTATTCCTGGATAAGGATATCCGTCTGGCAAGACAGCTGGAGCGGCAAGGGCTTCGATTATTCAACCGCTCTGAGGTGATTGAAATCTGTGATGACAAGACGTCTACCTTCCAAGCTCTAGCCGGTAAGGGGTTACCTATGCCGAAAACCATCATTTCGCCGCTAATGTTTGATGGAACGAAGGAGCAGGATGATTCATTTCTTGATTTGATTGAACAGGAGTTATCCTATCCAATAGTGGTTAAGGAAGCATACGGCTCATTTGGTGAACAGGTGTATTTAGTCCGTAAACGAGAGGAATTAGCTAAAAGGAGAAAGGAACTGCTATATGTGCCCCATTTATATCAGGAATTTGTGGAAAGCAGCGCAGGCAGGGACGTGAGAATCCATGTTGTCGGCGGGGAAGTCATTGCCGCTATGATGAGGGTTTCCGAGACGGATTTCCGGGCAAACGTAACGAATGGCGGGGTGATGAAATCGTATAAGCCATCACGAGAATTTTGTGAGTTAGCCATTGCCGCAAGCAAACATATTGGGGCGGATTTTTCCGGTGTGGATTTACTTTTTGGACAGGATGGAAAGCCGTTACTATGTGAAGTGAACTCCAACGCTCATATCAAAAATATCTATGACTGTTCAGGTATTGACGTAACCGAGGCGATTTTTGATCATATCATCCAGGTGGTGGGGAAATGA
- a CDS encoding SOS response-associated peptidase, which produces MCGRFTLFSTYETIIQRFRIESAIDETDYLVSYNIAPSQQVAAVINDGSKNRLGYLRWGFIPSWAKDESVGYKMINARAETLGEKRSFKNAYQKQRCLIVADAFYEWRRMEEGKVPFCIKLKSSEPFGFAGLWESWKSPEGKIIHSCAIITTNANEAVSSVHDRMPVILNREEENSWLNPKLRDTQILNRLLVPYNSEEMDVYPVSKDVNSPRNNSPRLIERIG; this is translated from the coding sequence ATGTGCGGAAGGTTTACACTGTTTTCAACGTATGAAACGATTATTCAGCGGTTTAGAATCGAATCAGCCATTGATGAAACAGACTATCTTGTGAGCTATAATATTGCCCCATCACAGCAGGTGGCTGCCGTGATTAATGACGGCAGCAAAAATCGGCTGGGTTATTTGCGCTGGGGGTTTATTCCATCTTGGGCGAAGGATGAGAGCGTTGGCTACAAAATGATTAACGCACGTGCTGAAACCCTGGGTGAAAAACGCAGCTTCAAGAATGCTTATCAAAAGCAGCGCTGCCTGATTGTTGCCGATGCCTTTTACGAGTGGCGAAGGATGGAGGAGGGGAAGGTTCCCTTCTGTATTAAGCTGAAATCCAGTGAACCTTTCGGCTTTGCGGGACTATGGGAATCATGGAAATCTCCTGAAGGAAAGATCATTCACTCCTGTGCGATTATCACGACAAATGCGAATGAAGCAGTCTCTTCTGTCCATGATCGGATGCCTGTCATTCTTAATCGGGAAGAAGAGAACAGCTGGCTTAATCCAAAACTCCGTGACACTCAAATCTTGAATCGATTATTGGTGCCTTATAATTCGGAGGAGATGGATGTCTATCCAGTTTCAAAAGATGTCAATTCTCCAAGGAATAATTCACCCAGGCTGATAGAACGGATTGGATAA
- a CDS encoding YqcI/YcgG family protein — protein sequence MSKKTAHIYERGEIEAESAIPAWGKEAFKKWQTIVSDYQFPCHFGVQAERAGHLRYCFAEDDLSPLPEAMTQFLAISKDHPSIRHALILFIKPGDSWQGFDDYHDYFWEILSYLHEHDPAPWPEDIPIDTDNPLWEFSFGGEPIFVSGNAPIYEQHITRNVGPCLVLIFQPRRIFSDISYETVHGKRAIDAIRRKVEHIERMPIHPDLGAYGDKEKREWKQYMITDDNEPATNKCPLSGKIAKQRPPTH from the coding sequence ATGAGTAAGAAAACAGCCCATATTTATGAACGCGGAGAAATTGAAGCTGAATCAGCCATTCCCGCTTGGGGAAAAGAAGCATTTAAAAAGTGGCAAACGATAGTATCTGACTATCAATTCCCGTGCCATTTTGGGGTACAGGCAGAAAGAGCCGGCCATTTACGCTATTGCTTCGCGGAAGATGACCTCTCACCCCTTCCTGAGGCGATGACCCAGTTCCTGGCCATCTCAAAAGACCACCCTTCCATCCGGCACGCCCTCATACTTTTCATAAAGCCCGGAGATTCCTGGCAAGGTTTCGATGATTATCATGATTATTTCTGGGAGATTCTTTCCTATTTGCATGAGCATGACCCCGCTCCTTGGCCGGAGGATATTCCAATTGACACAGACAATCCATTATGGGAGTTTTCTTTTGGCGGCGAGCCGATATTCGTTTCAGGCAATGCTCCCATTTATGAACAGCACATTACAAGAAATGTCGGTCCATGCCTCGTATTGATATTCCAGCCGCGCCGCATCTTTTCAGACATCAGCTATGAGACCGTCCACGGAAAGCGTGCCATTGATGCCATTCGCCGTAAGGTTGAGCACATCGAGCGTATGCCGATCCATCCCGATTTAGGAGCCTACGGTGATAAGGAAAAGCGTGAATGGAAGCAATATATGATAACCGATGATAACGAGCCGGCCACAAACAAATGTCCTTTAAGCGGAAAAATAGCCAAACAAAGACCGCCAACACATTGA
- a CDS encoding spore coat protein: protein MSNGSLAYHEALELHELVAMESNMLITLKNEVGNVPDQELKNLYGATIKVMQRYLKDLLVFFPKAPTRMEDAQRARQEAGYYAGNILIQVKTLIRTYAIAITETATPVLRRTLVNQLNGLIDLHAQIFSYMSKNGLYSAFDMKKLIDNDVKNAQKAIDMKY, encoded by the coding sequence ATGAGCAATGGCTCACTGGCTTATCATGAGGCACTTGAACTTCATGAATTAGTCGCAATGGAATCCAATATGCTGATCACGCTGAAGAATGAAGTCGGCAATGTGCCGGATCAGGAATTGAAGAATTTATATGGTGCTACCATTAAAGTCATGCAGCGGTATTTGAAGGATCTTCTCGTTTTCTTCCCGAAAGCTCCGACTAGAATGGAAGATGCGCAGCGAGCTCGTCAGGAAGCTGGGTATTATGCAGGAAACATCTTAATTCAAGTGAAAACACTTATTCGGACATATGCGATTGCCATTACGGAAACGGCAACACCGGTATTGAGGAGAACATTGGTTAACCAGCTAAACGGCTTGATTGATCTTCACGCCCAAATATTCAGCTATATGAGCAAAAATGGGCTATATAGTGCTTTTGATATGAAGAAGCTAATTGACAATGATGTCAAGAATGCGCAGAAAGCAATTGATATGAAGTACTAG